The following coding sequences are from one Ctenopharyngodon idella isolate HZGC_01 chromosome 17, HZGC01, whole genome shotgun sequence window:
- the gpr132a gene encoding probable G-protein coupled receptor 132: MNATDSPFANHTNSCEPSYDEENPLPLVALYSIVVTVGLPANLITVILTFLEVCRKNVLGIYLFSLSVCDLMYLGTLPLWAIYINRGHHWEWGSLACKVTGYVFFNNMYISIFLMCCISMDRFVGVVYAVESRGVRKMRHAVIITVVIVVVVAVGHLPVFIMKEGNSEKMEDKRCFEPSNPSDVVTGLNYARFFIGFFIPLCILIVTNLAILVNVQASTGLKLRTKVKVRNLAMAVVLFFLICFTPYHVILLLRAISYHFSKEKCDFERSVYAPYTISLGLSTINSALNPVFYVLTSNSAHTRIHKGLQGLRSSSRSSSLA, encoded by the coding sequence ATGAACGCAACCGATTCGCCATTTGCAAACCACACAAACAGTTGTGAGCCGTCTTACGATGAAGAAAACCCACTTCCACTTGTGGCTCTCTACAGTATAGTCGTCACAGTAGGTCTGCCTGCTAACCTGATCACAGTCATCCTCACGTTTCTCGAAGTGTGTCGGAAGAACGTTCTTGGAATCTACCTCTTCAGCCTGTCAGTATGTGACCTGATGTATCTAGGTACACTTCCGCTCTGGGCCATTTACATCAACAGAGGCCATCACTGGGAATGGGGCTCTCTGGCCTGTAAAGTCACCGGCTATGTGTTCTTCAACAACATGTACATCAGTATCTTCTTGATGTGCTGCATTTCCATGGACCGCTTTGTCGGGGTGGTCTACGCCGTGGAGTCTCGAGGTGTGAGAAAGATGAGGCATGCCGTGATCATCACTGTTGTGATTGTGGTAGTCGTTGCTGTGGGACACTTGCCGGTTTTCATCATGAAAGAGGGCAACTCGGAGAAAATGGAGGACAAGCGGTGCTTCGAGCCAAGCAACCCCTCTGATGTGGTGACGGGACTCAACTATGCCCGCTTCTTCATCGGTTTCTTCATCCCGCTGTGCATTTTAATAGTCACCAACTTGGCCATCCTTGTTAACGTGCAAGCTAGCACGGGCCTGAAGCTACGAACCAAAGTCAAAGTTCGTAACCTGGCCATGGCTGTCGTCTTGTTCTTTCTGATCTGCTTCACGCCGTACCATGTGATCCTTTTGCTACGCGCCATCAGTTATCACTTTTCGAAGGAGAAATGTGACTTTGAAAGAAGTGTCTATGCACCCTATACGATCTCTCTGGGTTTGTCTACCATCAACAGTGCCTTAAATCCAGTTTTCTATGTACTTACCAGCAACAGTGCTCATACGAGGATCCACAAAGGCCTGCAAGGGTTACGCAGCAGCTCAAGATCTTCTTCTTTAGCgtga